One window of the Bos indicus x Bos taurus breed Angus x Brahman F1 hybrid chromosome 8, Bos_hybrid_MaternalHap_v2.0, whole genome shotgun sequence genome contains the following:
- the CHRNA2 gene encoding neuronal acetylcholine receptor subunit alpha-2 isoform X7 gives MTKAHLFSSGLLHWAPPAIYKSSCSIDVTFFPFDQQNCKMKFGSWSYDKAKIDLVQMEQTVDLKDYWESGEWAIVNATGTYNTKKYDCCAEVYADVTYYFVIRRLPLFYTINLIIPCLLISCLTVLVFYLPSDCGEKITLCISVLLSLTVFLLLITEIIPSTSLVIPLISEYLLFTMIFVTLSIVITVFVLNVHHRSASTHNMPHWVRVAFLGCVSRWLLISRPLPPLELRDTPDLKPCPSYHWLETNVDVEEREEEEEEEEGRWVCVGPSSPSVGVYTRGSLHPVASGPRAEAQVPEGGLLLSPRVQKALEGVHYIADHLRAEDADSSVKEDWRYVAMVIDRIFLWLFILVCFLGTVGLFLPPFLAGMI, from the exons ATGACCAAGGCCCACCTCTTCTCCTCGGGCCTGCTGCACTGGGCACCGCCTGCCATCTACAAGAGCTCCTGCAGCATCGACGTCACCTTCTTCCCCTTCGACCAGCAGAACTGCAAGATGAAGTTTGGCTCCTGGTCGTACGACAAGGCCAAGATCGACCTGGTGCAGATGGAGCAGACGGTGGACCTGAAGGACTACTGGGAGAGCGGCGAGTGGGCCATCGTCAACGCCACAGGCACCTACAACACCAAGAAGTACGACTGCTGCGCCGAGGTCTACGCCGACGTCACCTACTACTTCGTCATCCGGCGCCTGCCCCTGTTCTACACCATCAACCTCATCATCCCTTGCCTGCTCATCTCCTGCCTCACCGTGCTCGTCTTCTACCTGCCCTCCGACTGCGGCGAGAAGATCACCCTGTGCATCTCTGTGCTGCTCTCACTCACCGTCTTCCTGCTGCTCATCACCGAGATCATCCCGTCCACCTCGCTGGTCATCCCGCTCATCAGCGAGTACCTGCTCTTCACCATGATCTTCGTCACCCTGTCCATTGTCATCACCGTCTTCGTGCTCAATGTCCACCACCGCTCCGCCAGCACCCACAACATGCCCCACTGGGTGCGGGTGGCCTTTCTGGGCTGTGTGTCTCGGTGGCTTCTGATAAGCCGGCCCTTGCCACCCTTGGAGCTCCGAGACACTCCGGATCTGAAGCCCTGCCCCTCCTATCACTGGCTGGAGACCAACGTGGatgtggaggagagagaggaggaggaggaggaggaggaaggcagaTGGGTGTGTGTGGGTCCTTCGTCCCCCTCCGTGGGCGTCTACACCCGTGGCAGTCTGCACCCAGTGGCCTCAGGTCCCAGGGCAGAGGCTCAGGTGCCGGAGGGCGGGCTCCTGCTGTCCCCTCGTGTACAGAAGGCCCTGGAGGGTGTGCACTATATTGCTGATCACCTGCGGGCTGAGGATGCTGATTCctcg GTGAAGGAAGACTGGAGGTACGTGGCCATGGTCATTGATAGGATATTCCTCTGGTTATTTATCCTCGTTTGCTTCCTGGGGACCGTCggactcttcctccctcccttcctggctGGAATGATCTGA
- the CHRNA2 gene encoding neuronal acetylcholine receptor subunit alpha-2 isoform X8 has product MKFGSWSYDKAKIDLVQMEQTVDLKDYWESGEWAIVNATGTYNTKKYDCCAEVYADVTYYFVIRRLPLFYTINLIIPCLLISCLTVLVFYLPSDCGEKITLCISVLLSLTVFLLLITEIIPSTSLVIPLISEYLLFTMIFVTLSIVITVFVLNVHHRSASTHNMPHWVRVAFLGCVSRWLLISRPLPPLELRDTPDLKPCPSYHWLETNVDVEEREEEEEEEEGRWVCVGPSSPSVGVYTRGSLHPVASGPRAEAQVPEGGLLLSPRVQKALEGVHYIADHLRAEDADSSVKEDWRYVAMVIDRIFLWLFILVCFLGTVGLFLPPFLAGMI; this is encoded by the exons ATGAAGTTTGGCTCCTGGTCGTACGACAAGGCCAAGATCGACCTGGTGCAGATGGAGCAGACGGTGGACCTGAAGGACTACTGGGAGAGCGGCGAGTGGGCCATCGTCAACGCCACAGGCACCTACAACACCAAGAAGTACGACTGCTGCGCCGAGGTCTACGCCGACGTCACCTACTACTTCGTCATCCGGCGCCTGCCCCTGTTCTACACCATCAACCTCATCATCCCTTGCCTGCTCATCTCCTGCCTCACCGTGCTCGTCTTCTACCTGCCCTCCGACTGCGGCGAGAAGATCACCCTGTGCATCTCTGTGCTGCTCTCACTCACCGTCTTCCTGCTGCTCATCACCGAGATCATCCCGTCCACCTCGCTGGTCATCCCGCTCATCAGCGAGTACCTGCTCTTCACCATGATCTTCGTCACCCTGTCCATTGTCATCACCGTCTTCGTGCTCAATGTCCACCACCGCTCCGCCAGCACCCACAACATGCCCCACTGGGTGCGGGTGGCCTTTCTGGGCTGTGTGTCTCGGTGGCTTCTGATAAGCCGGCCCTTGCCACCCTTGGAGCTCCGAGACACTCCGGATCTGAAGCCCTGCCCCTCCTATCACTGGCTGGAGACCAACGTGGatgtggaggagagagaggaggaggaggaggaggaggaaggcagaTGGGTGTGTGTGGGTCCTTCGTCCCCCTCCGTGGGCGTCTACACCCGTGGCAGTCTGCACCCAGTGGCCTCAGGTCCCAGGGCAGAGGCTCAGGTGCCGGAGGGCGGGCTCCTGCTGTCCCCTCGTGTACAGAAGGCCCTGGAGGGTGTGCACTATATTGCTGATCACCTGCGGGCTGAGGATGCTGATTCctcg GTGAAGGAAGACTGGAGGTACGTGGCCATGGTCATTGATAGGATATTCCTCTGGTTATTTATCCTCGTTTGCTTCCTGGGGACCGTCggactcttcctccctcccttcctggctGGAATGATCTGA
- the CHRNA2 gene encoding neuronal acetylcholine receptor subunit alpha-2 isoform X5 has product MLQDREWSDYKLRWNPVDFGNITSLRVPSEMIWIPDIVLYNNADGEFVVTHMTKAHLFSSGLLHWAPPAIYKSSCSIDVTFFPFDQQNCKMKFGSWSYDKAKIDLVQMEQTVDLKDYWESGEWAIVNATGTYNTKKYDCCAEVYADVTYYFVIRRLPLFYTINLIIPCLLISCLTVLVFYLPSDCGEKITLCISVLLSLTVFLLLITEIIPSTSLVIPLISEYLLFTMIFVTLSIVITVFVLNVHHRSASTHNMPHWVRVAFLGCVSRWLLISRPLPPLELRDTPDLKPCPSYHWLETNVDVEEREEEEEEEEGRWVCVGPSSPSVGVYTRGSLHPVASGPRAEAQVPEGGLLLSPRVQKALEGVHYIADHLRAEDADSSVKEDWRYVAMVIDRIFLWLFILVCFLGTVGLFLPPFLAGMI; this is encoded by the exons TGCAGATGGGGAGTTTGTGGTGACCCACATGACCAAGGCCCACCTCTTCTCCTCGGGCCTGCTGCACTGGGCACCGCCTGCCATCTACAAGAGCTCCTGCAGCATCGACGTCACCTTCTTCCCCTTCGACCAGCAGAACTGCAAGATGAAGTTTGGCTCCTGGTCGTACGACAAGGCCAAGATCGACCTGGTGCAGATGGAGCAGACGGTGGACCTGAAGGACTACTGGGAGAGCGGCGAGTGGGCCATCGTCAACGCCACAGGCACCTACAACACCAAGAAGTACGACTGCTGCGCCGAGGTCTACGCCGACGTCACCTACTACTTCGTCATCCGGCGCCTGCCCCTGTTCTACACCATCAACCTCATCATCCCTTGCCTGCTCATCTCCTGCCTCACCGTGCTCGTCTTCTACCTGCCCTCCGACTGCGGCGAGAAGATCACCCTGTGCATCTCTGTGCTGCTCTCACTCACCGTCTTCCTGCTGCTCATCACCGAGATCATCCCGTCCACCTCGCTGGTCATCCCGCTCATCAGCGAGTACCTGCTCTTCACCATGATCTTCGTCACCCTGTCCATTGTCATCACCGTCTTCGTGCTCAATGTCCACCACCGCTCCGCCAGCACCCACAACATGCCCCACTGGGTGCGGGTGGCCTTTCTGGGCTGTGTGTCTCGGTGGCTTCTGATAAGCCGGCCCTTGCCACCCTTGGAGCTCCGAGACACTCCGGATCTGAAGCCCTGCCCCTCCTATCACTGGCTGGAGACCAACGTGGatgtggaggagagagaggaggaggaggaggaggaggaaggcagaTGGGTGTGTGTGGGTCCTTCGTCCCCCTCCGTGGGCGTCTACACCCGTGGCAGTCTGCACCCAGTGGCCTCAGGTCCCAGGGCAGAGGCTCAGGTGCCGGAGGGCGGGCTCCTGCTGTCCCCTCGTGTACAGAAGGCCCTGGAGGGTGTGCACTATATTGCTGATCACCTGCGGGCTGAGGATGCTGATTCctcg GTGAAGGAAGACTGGAGGTACGTGGCCATGGTCATTGATAGGATATTCCTCTGGTTATTTATCCTCGTTTGCTTCCTGGGGACCGTCggactcttcctccctcccttcctggctGGAATGATCTGA
- the CHRNA2 gene encoding neuronal acetylcholine receptor subunit alpha-2 isoform X6: protein MIWIPDIVLYNNADGEFVVTHMTKAHLFSSGLLHWAPPAIYKSSCSIDVTFFPFDQQNCKMKFGSWSYDKAKIDLVQMEQTVDLKDYWESGEWAIVNATGTYNTKKYDCCAEVYADVTYYFVIRRLPLFYTINLIIPCLLISCLTVLVFYLPSDCGEKITLCISVLLSLTVFLLLITEIIPSTSLVIPLISEYLLFTMIFVTLSIVITVFVLNVHHRSASTHNMPHWVRVAFLGCVSRWLLISRPLPPLELRDTPDLKPCPSYHWLETNVDVEEREEEEEEEEGRWVCVGPSSPSVGVYTRGSLHPVASGPRAEAQVPEGGLLLSPRVQKALEGVHYIADHLRAEDADSSVKEDWRYVAMVIDRIFLWLFILVCFLGTVGLFLPPFLAGMI from the exons TGCAGATGGGGAGTTTGTGGTGACCCACATGACCAAGGCCCACCTCTTCTCCTCGGGCCTGCTGCACTGGGCACCGCCTGCCATCTACAAGAGCTCCTGCAGCATCGACGTCACCTTCTTCCCCTTCGACCAGCAGAACTGCAAGATGAAGTTTGGCTCCTGGTCGTACGACAAGGCCAAGATCGACCTGGTGCAGATGGAGCAGACGGTGGACCTGAAGGACTACTGGGAGAGCGGCGAGTGGGCCATCGTCAACGCCACAGGCACCTACAACACCAAGAAGTACGACTGCTGCGCCGAGGTCTACGCCGACGTCACCTACTACTTCGTCATCCGGCGCCTGCCCCTGTTCTACACCATCAACCTCATCATCCCTTGCCTGCTCATCTCCTGCCTCACCGTGCTCGTCTTCTACCTGCCCTCCGACTGCGGCGAGAAGATCACCCTGTGCATCTCTGTGCTGCTCTCACTCACCGTCTTCCTGCTGCTCATCACCGAGATCATCCCGTCCACCTCGCTGGTCATCCCGCTCATCAGCGAGTACCTGCTCTTCACCATGATCTTCGTCACCCTGTCCATTGTCATCACCGTCTTCGTGCTCAATGTCCACCACCGCTCCGCCAGCACCCACAACATGCCCCACTGGGTGCGGGTGGCCTTTCTGGGCTGTGTGTCTCGGTGGCTTCTGATAAGCCGGCCCTTGCCACCCTTGGAGCTCCGAGACACTCCGGATCTGAAGCCCTGCCCCTCCTATCACTGGCTGGAGACCAACGTGGatgtggaggagagagaggaggaggaggaggaggaggaaggcagaTGGGTGTGTGTGGGTCCTTCGTCCCCCTCCGTGGGCGTCTACACCCGTGGCAGTCTGCACCCAGTGGCCTCAGGTCCCAGGGCAGAGGCTCAGGTGCCGGAGGGCGGGCTCCTGCTGTCCCCTCGTGTACAGAAGGCCCTGGAGGGTGTGCACTATATTGCTGATCACCTGCGGGCTGAGGATGCTGATTCctcg GTGAAGGAAGACTGGAGGTACGTGGCCATGGTCATTGATAGGATATTCCTCTGGTTATTTATCCTCGTTTGCTTCCTGGGGACCGTCggactcttcctccctcccttcctggctGGAATGATCTGA